In Kaistella sp. 97-N-M2, the sequence TCTTCGGTACCACTAAAAAGATAAGGTAAACAAGCAAAGGCAGCAAAATGGGTATCAAAATCATTTCTGTTTTCTCGCCATAACGGTCTACCTCCCCGCGGATGTTCCAGTGTACAGGGACTTTCTGCGGTAATTTATTCCAAATGATCGCTAAATAGACAAACGGCAAAAGGACGATGCTAATAATGGGTAATTCTTTTTTGAGGTTCATGGCTTATTTTTTTAGGGTGAGAATCCAGGTTAATAAATCTTCTAAAATGCTTGTGTTGAGGGAATATTCTACAAACTGGCCTTTCTTTTCGCTGGTGATGAGATCGGCTCTTTTCAATATGTCCAGATGGTGAGAAATGCTGGGTTTGGAGATATTGAAATGATCTGCAATTTCGCCGGCATTTCTGTCTTTTTCCTTCAAAAGATCGATGATCTGTCGGCGCGTTTCATCATTAAGAGCTTTAAAAAGCGCATTCATTTGATTAGTTATTTAGACAAATGTCTAAATTAATTTTTACTTACGCAATACTTTTATCATTTTTATCTACTTAGGTCTGAGAGAATTAAGGCAAACAACCCATTGTATGCCGGCCTGAAAAATAGAAAAGCAGGCTAAATATTCTTTAACTGACCGATTAATTTAAAGCAGGTATTTTTCCAGATAAAATAAAGGTTGTTCATCAGGGTGAAATGCAGTACCTTTGCCACCGCAAAACCACAGTATAAGGTGCAAAGCGTAAAGAACCTCCTGTTGTAAATTATTATAAAAAAAAATTATAAAAATATTGAATTATGATTAAAAAAATACTGAATATCCTGGGTGCAAC encodes:
- a CDS encoding autorepressor SdpR family transcription factor translates to MNALFKALNDETRRQIIDLLKEKDRNAGEIADHFNISKPSISHHLDILKRADLITSEKKGQFVEYSLNTSILEDLLTWILTLKK